The following are encoded in a window of Lactobacillus panisapium genomic DNA:
- a CDS encoding threonine/serine exporter family protein: protein MPFWLELIINIIFAYLASAGFALTINVPRRVLNLAGISGVISWIIYWLAMEASMGRLLSNLLGSFAIGILGIVFARIKKCPATVFYIPAIVPLVPGVPAYQAVRELTAGNINGASDSALRVIIVTGSIALGMLLSSMFVEIFFRIKKFYKQNKSTYNK from the coding sequence ATGCCATTTTGGTTAGAATTAATTATTAACATCATTTTTGCCTATCTTGCCTCAGCAGGCTTTGCCCTAACTATTAATGTTCCGCGCCGCGTGCTTAATCTGGCGGGAATTAGTGGGGTCATTAGCTGGATTATTTACTGGTTAGCGATGGAGGCCTCAATGGGCCGGCTATTGTCTAATCTGCTGGGTTCATTTGCGATTGGCATTTTAGGAATTGTCTTTGCCCGAATAAAAAAGTGTCCGGCAACTGTCTTTTATATCCCGGCCATTGTCCCTTTAGTACCGGGAGTTCCCGCATACCAGGCTGTGCGTGAGTTAACCGCCGGTAATATTAACGGGGCAAGTGACTCGGCTTTACGTGTGATTATCGTTACAGGCTCAATCGCCTTAGGGATGTTACTATCAAGCATGTTTGTAGAAATCTTTTTCAGAATAAAAAAATTTTACAAGCAGAATAAAAGTACGTATAATAAGTAA
- a CDS encoding LVIS_2131 family protein: MFSWNLLGILLWVIAILYFIFIIQNIRKRRITMIIKKHQKFSWTNFLIDLLEVAVFLVGIVWLFNKTMLDNPDLEDKSVISSKITYQPLVMNTGSGNSSYVTINSKKKKISTQTYTYYRAGRKAQVSSDFATVAYGKSPLDLNASRIPYQKSQLKKMDRKYQRAYVATYTATYKKVWQNGLGLHAGHTATQYYLIRIPDASFIKEK, from the coding sequence ATGTTTAGCTGGAATCTACTGGGCATCTTATTGTGGGTTATTGCCATTTTATATTTCATTTTTATTATTCAAAATATTCGTAAGCGTCGGATTACGATGATTATTAAGAAGCACCAGAAGTTTAGCTGGACTAATTTTTTGATTGATCTGCTCGAAGTAGCAGTTTTTTTAGTCGGCATTGTTTGGCTCTTTAATAAGACAATGCTTGATAACCCGGACTTAGAGGATAAAAGCGTGATTAGCTCAAAAATTACGTATCAACCGTTAGTAATGAATACGGGTTCGGGTAATTCAAGTTATGTGACGATTAATTCAAAGAAGAAAAAAATTAGTACGCAAACTTATACCTATTATCGTGCTGGGCGCAAGGCGCAAGTTTCGAGTGACTTTGCTACAGTGGCATATGGTAAAAGTCCGTTAGACTTAAATGCTTCGCGGATACCATACCAAAAGAGCCAGCTTAAGAAAATGGACCGTAAATATCAGCGTGCTTATGTTGCAACTTATACGGCGACGTATAAAAAGGTTTGGCAAAACGGGCTTGGCCTGCATGCTGGTCACACAGCTACGCAATATTATTTAATTCGAATTCCAGATGCTTCGTTCATCAAAGAAAAATAA
- a CDS encoding C39 family peptidase — MKKNRSKNLVFLLLGVFLLGLAFAVFNSNDFKDKYDWVTLKSTQKLDVPLENQYPELPNGCEVTSLSMLLQYYGIKVTKLDLSENIKHVASFSSDGQFRGNPHVGFVGYMSQANAGWCVYNEPLEQVARKYTNRIQNFSGHDFIQVMKLVSDGHPVLIITTLKFNHVNDMQTWQTKEGEVNVTPSSHACVITGYSKKKHQVLVNDPFGHKNKVVSWHNLERSYNQQGKQALYLN; from the coding sequence ATGAAAAAGAATAGAAGCAAGAACCTAGTGTTCCTGTTGCTCGGCGTATTTCTTTTAGGATTAGCCTTTGCAGTCTTTAACTCAAATGATTTCAAGGACAAATACGACTGGGTAACATTAAAGTCAACCCAAAAATTGGATGTACCACTAGAAAATCAGTATCCTGAGTTGCCTAACGGCTGTGAAGTTACTTCCTTGTCAATGCTGCTGCAATATTATGGCATCAAAGTAACTAAACTTGATCTATCAGAAAATATTAAGCATGTTGCTTCTTTTTCCAGCGACGGACAGTTTCGGGGTAATCCCCATGTGGGGTTTGTTGGTTATATGAGCCAAGCAAACGCCGGCTGGTGTGTTTATAACGAGCCACTTGAACAAGTAGCCCGCAAATACACTAACCGCATTCAGAATTTCTCAGGACACGACTTCATCCAAGTCATGAAATTGGTATCTGATGGTCATCCGGTTTTGATTATCACAACACTCAAGTTCAATCATGTCAACGACATGCAAACTTGGCAGACGAAAGAAGGAGAAGTAAACGTCACTCCTTCATCACATGCCTGCGTAATTACTGGTTACAGCAAGAAAAAACACCAAGTTCTGGTTAACGACCCATTTGGTCATAAAAACAAAGTGGTTTCTTGGCACAACCTGGAGAGAAGCTATAATCAGCAAGGTAAACAGGCGCTATATCTTAATTAA
- a CDS encoding multicopper oxidase family protein, translated as MSDKVYTDYFYNSDDFDKNHGMGYKELHIPEGVEAQPLIVPPVLEPDKQEYNDVWYTIESQEGDFQFLPGKKTHTWGYNFPVLGKTMVLTKGQHVHVTLKNSLPELTTYHWHGMEVSGPGNDGACHSPVYPGEEKHIDFTVHQPAALTWLHAHPCPSTAAQVWMGLAMGVVVTDANEAQLPIPKTYGKDEFPIILQDRIFHEDNQFDYKADYNAMGIFGDTPVINGVVRPYVDVTTQKVRLIFLGGSNRREWRLHFSDDLVMTQIGGDDSFLEHPVKMTKVLIGPGERQQVVVDFSNYKEGDVVNLYTDDFKLVEFRIHKYEKDDSVIPDTLFKPYDPVVNPNSPVPHVTMDNHNMINGKLFSMQRIDMKQELMTAEYWDVTNTNDKVNGMLHPFHIHGAHFLVVSRNGKDPYPNEQGVYKDTVEVAPQETVRLKVYFQNTGVFMYHCHIIEHEDAGMMAQIQIVDPKDPDKKYDLMDMETLTKAFAEEKGIPMDEVYCPGMDVEGMDVKGEDHSMDALSGASHH; from the coding sequence ATGTCAGATAAAGTTTACACAGATTATTTCTATAACTCAGATGATTTTGATAAAAATCATGGTATGGGCTATAAAGAACTTCACATCCCTGAAGGCGTTGAAGCTCAACCATTAATTGTTCCACCAGTCCTAGAGCCCGATAAACAAGAATACAACGATGTTTGGTACACCATTGAATCTCAAGAAGGCGACTTCCAATTTTTACCTGGGAAAAAGACTCATACTTGGGGCTACAACTTCCCTGTTTTAGGTAAGACGATGGTCTTGACCAAGGGTCAACATGTTCACGTAACTTTGAAGAACAGCTTGCCTGAATTAACTACTTACCACTGGCATGGTATGGAAGTTTCAGGTCCTGGTAACGATGGTGCTTGTCACTCACCTGTATACCCAGGAGAAGAAAAGCACATTGACTTCACAGTTCATCAACCAGCTGCTCTTACTTGGCTTCACGCTCACCCATGTCCATCAACTGCTGCACAAGTTTGGATGGGACTCGCAATGGGTGTTGTTGTAACTGATGCCAACGAAGCACAATTACCAATTCCTAAGACTTATGGTAAAGATGAATTCCCAATCATTTTGCAAGACCGGATTTTCCACGAAGATAACCAATTTGATTACAAGGCAGATTACAATGCAATGGGTATCTTTGGTGACACACCAGTTATTAACGGTGTTGTTCGTCCTTACGTAGATGTTACTACCCAAAAAGTTCGGTTGATTTTCTTAGGTGGATCTAACCGGCGTGAATGGCGTCTGCACTTCAGCGACGACTTGGTTATGACTCAAATCGGTGGGGATGATTCATTCTTAGAGCATCCAGTTAAGATGACTAAGGTTTTAATCGGACCAGGTGAGCGTCAACAAGTTGTGGTTGACTTCAGTAACTACAAGGAAGGCGACGTTGTTAACCTTTACACTGATGACTTTAAGTTGGTTGAATTCAGAATTCACAAGTATGAAAAAGATGACAGTGTAATTCCTGACACCTTATTCAAACCATATGATCCTGTTGTTAACCCTAATTCACCAGTTCCTCACGTAACAATGGACAACCACAACATGATTAACGGCAAGCTATTCTCCATGCAAAGAATTGACATGAAGCAAGAGTTAATGACCGCTGAATACTGGGATGTAACTAACACTAATGATAAGGTTAACGGTATGCTCCACCCATTCCATATTCACGGTGCACACTTCCTTGTTGTTTCACGTAACGGTAAGGACCCATATCCAAACGAGCAAGGTGTCTACAAAGATACTGTTGAAGTTGCCCCACAAGAAACTGTTCGTTTGAAGGTTTACTTCCAAAACACAGGTGTGTTCATGTACCACTGCCACATTATCGAACACGAAGATGCTGGTATGATGGCGCAAATCCAAATCGTTGATCCTAAGGATCCAGACAAGAAGTATGACTTAATGGACATGGAAACTTTGACTAAGGCATTTGCTGAAGAAAAAGGTATTCCAATGGACGAAGTATACTGCCCAGGAATGGATGTTGAAGGTATGGACGTTAAGGGTGAAGATCACTCAATGGACGCACTTTCCGGCGCTAGCCACCATTAA